Proteins encoded together in one Aeromonas encheleia window:
- a CDS encoding ABC transporter permease family protein: MSSRAWRLPFILLCGLLLAAPLCGGLLLLLAEGIAMGNLRLLLAQPGLWHSVGLSLWVATASTLGALLCTALLLAQGDGSRWMGWLRRLLSPLLALPHVAFAIGFAFLLAPSGWLLRLLSPALTGFALPPDWQSLRDPWGLGLILALILKETPFLLLMALAALEPAKLARQQWLGASMGFSAPQIWWRLLLPALWPALRLPLYAVAAYGLAVVDLALLLGPDAPAPLAVRIWLWYQDPDLLWRGASASGALLLLAGNLLLIAGLRLLEWAHGRLGKARWLDGRRTRPSPLLARLTRAGVWALLAINLLVLASLLLWSLTRRWPFPALLPSQWSGRHWLELLPSLGPLLWQSLLLALLCAGVALLLVVLSLEAQQDRRPWPLWLICLPLLLPQACLLFGLRLQIDWLGGAGVDGIGWGWVLWSQLLFVAPYVYLCLHGAYRQFDPRLTRAALCLGASPWRAWWRVKAPLLARPLLFAFGVGAAVSLAQYLPTLLFGAGRVVTITTEAVAIGSGLNRRLAGLYGLLQLLLPLFIYGLALWLPRRINPALRH; encoded by the coding sequence ATGAGTTCCCGGGCCTGGCGCCTGCCCTTCATCCTGCTGTGCGGCCTGCTGCTGGCCGCGCCGCTTTGTGGCGGCCTGTTGCTGCTGCTGGCCGAGGGCATCGCCATGGGCAATCTCAGGCTGCTGCTGGCCCAGCCCGGGCTCTGGCACTCGGTGGGCCTGAGCCTCTGGGTGGCGACCGCCTCCACCCTGGGCGCCCTGCTCTGCACCGCCCTGCTGCTCGCCCAGGGTGACGGAAGCCGCTGGATGGGCTGGCTGCGCCGCCTGCTCTCCCCCCTGCTGGCTCTGCCCCACGTGGCCTTCGCCATCGGTTTCGCCTTCCTGCTCGCCCCCTCCGGCTGGCTGCTGCGGCTGCTCTCCCCCGCCCTCACCGGCTTTGCGCTGCCGCCGGACTGGCAGAGCCTGAGAGATCCCTGGGGGCTAGGGCTGATACTGGCGCTGATCCTGAAAGAGACCCCCTTCCTGCTGCTGATGGCGCTGGCCGCCCTGGAGCCCGCCAAGCTGGCGCGTCAACAGTGGCTGGGGGCCAGCATGGGCTTCAGCGCGCCGCAGATCTGGTGGCGCCTGCTGCTGCCCGCCCTCTGGCCCGCCCTGCGCCTGCCACTCTACGCGGTGGCGGCCTATGGCCTGGCGGTGGTGGATCTCGCCCTGCTGCTGGGGCCGGATGCCCCGGCCCCGCTGGCGGTGCGGATCTGGCTCTGGTATCAGGATCCCGATCTGCTCTGGCGCGGCGCCAGCGCCAGCGGCGCCCTGCTGCTGCTGGCGGGCAACCTGCTGCTGATCGCCGGCCTGCGGCTGCTGGAGTGGGCCCATGGGAGGCTGGGCAAGGCGCGCTGGCTGGACGGTCGGCGCACCCGCCCCTCCCCCCTGCTGGCACGGCTGACCCGGGCGGGCGTCTGGGCCCTGCTCGCCATCAACCTGCTGGTGCTGGCCTCGCTGCTGCTCTGGTCGTTGACCCGGCGCTGGCCCTTCCCCGCCCTGCTGCCGAGCCAGTGGAGCGGCCGCCACTGGCTGGAGCTGCTGCCCAGCCTGGGCCCCCTGCTGTGGCAGAGTCTGCTGCTGGCGCTGCTCTGCGCCGGCGTCGCACTGCTACTGGTGGTGCTCAGCCTGGAGGCGCAGCAGGATCGCCGACCCTGGCCGCTCTGGCTCATCTGCCTGCCGTTGCTGTTGCCCCAGGCCTGCCTGCTGTTCGGGTTGCGGCTCCAGATCGACTGGCTGGGCGGCGCCGGAGTCGATGGCATCGGCTGGGGCTGGGTGCTCTGGAGCCAGCTGCTGTTCGTCGCCCCCTATGTCTACCTCTGCCTGCACGGCGCCTATCGCCAGTTCGACCCTCGCCTCACCCGGGCGGCACTCTGCCTGGGGGCCAGCCCCTGGCGGGCCTGGTGGCGGGTGAAGGCGCCGCTGCTGGCGCGCCCGCTGCTGTTCGCCTTCGGGGTCGGGGCGGCGGTGAGCCTGGCCCAATACCTGCCCACCCTGTTGTTTGGCGCGGGCCGCGTGGTCACCATCACCACAGAGGCGGTCGCCATCGGCAGCGGCCTCAACCGGCGGCTGGCGGGTCTCTACGGCCTGCTGCAGTTGCTGCTGCCGCTGTTCATCTACGGCCTGGCGCTCTGGCTGCCCCGCCGCATCAATCCCGCACTGAGGCATTGA
- a CDS encoding ABC transporter substrate-binding protein: protein MCLAALPLLMSASLQAGEEEWQQTLQQAEGQTVYFNAWGGSPEINAYLLWAGQELKRQYKVNLVQVKVDDIAQSVSQLLANKRAGKSSGGPIDLLWVNGENFKALKDQGLLGAPFSPSLPNMALVDRRLPVTEDFTVPVDGLEAPWGIGQLNLMVNGDEVGTPPTSAAALLDWAKAHPGRFTYPKPPQFHGSSFLKQILLELTADPAPLYREATDAEFARLSAPLWTWLDALHPALWRKGRLFPTSAAETKQLLDDNELAMAISFNPGEAQSSVQNGTLPPTVRAVAMSKGALTNSHFLAIPFNASARAGAMVAANFLLSPAAQTRKADPAFWGDPSVLDPARLGAAPSANVGPQLRFKAVAEPHPSWQLRLEAAWAERYGR from the coding sequence ATGTGCCTCGCGGCACTGCCCCTGCTGATGTCGGCCAGCCTGCAGGCCGGCGAGGAGGAGTGGCAGCAGACCCTGCAGCAGGCCGAGGGCCAGACCGTCTATTTCAACGCCTGGGGCGGCAGCCCGGAGATCAACGCCTACCTGCTGTGGGCTGGGCAGGAGCTCAAGCGCCAGTACAAGGTCAATCTGGTGCAGGTGAAGGTGGATGACATAGCCCAGAGTGTCAGCCAGCTGCTGGCCAACAAGCGGGCGGGCAAGTCCAGCGGTGGCCCCATCGACCTGCTCTGGGTCAATGGCGAGAACTTCAAGGCGCTCAAGGATCAGGGGCTGCTGGGCGCCCCCTTCAGCCCAAGTCTGCCCAACATGGCCCTGGTGGATCGACGCCTGCCGGTGACGGAGGACTTCACGGTGCCGGTGGACGGGCTGGAGGCGCCCTGGGGCATAGGCCAGCTCAACCTGATGGTCAACGGCGATGAGGTCGGCACGCCCCCCACTTCGGCGGCCGCCCTGCTCGACTGGGCCAAGGCCCACCCCGGCCGTTTTACTTACCCCAAGCCGCCGCAGTTTCATGGCTCCAGCTTCCTCAAGCAGATCCTGCTGGAGTTGACCGCCGATCCCGCCCCCCTCTATCGGGAGGCGACCGACGCCGAATTCGCACGGCTGAGCGCCCCGCTCTGGACCTGGCTCGATGCGCTTCACCCCGCGCTCTGGCGCAAGGGCAGGCTGTTCCCCACCAGCGCCGCCGAGACCAAGCAGCTGCTCGATGACAATGAGCTGGCCATGGCCATCAGCTTCAACCCGGGGGAGGCCCAGAGCTCGGTGCAAAACGGCACCCTGCCGCCGACCGTCAGGGCCGTCGCCATGAGCAAGGGGGCGCTGACCAACAGCCACTTCCTCGCCATCCCCTTCAACGCCAGCGCACGGGCCGGTGCCATGGTGGCGGCCAACTTCCTGCTGAGCCCCGCCGCCCAGACCCGCAAGGCGGATCCCGCCTTCTGGGGTGATCCCAGCGTGCTGGATCCCGCCAGACTCGGTGCCGCCCCGTCCGCGAACGTCGGCCCCCAACTGCGCTTCAAGGCGGTGGCCGAGCCCCATCCCAGCTGGCAGCTGCGGCTGGAAGCGGCCTGGGCCGAGCGCTACGGCCGCTGA
- a CDS encoding FAD-dependent oxidoreductase yields MTRSRLLLLLSMGCLIGAFFALDLGRYLSLAELQARQAQLSGWVQAHFGQASLLFMLIYVLTTALSLPGASLLTLVGSALFGVAWGLLLVSFASTLGATLAFLSARFLLRDWVRARFGDKLAQLEQGMAKDGAFYLLSLRLIPLFPFFLINLLMGLTPIRVSTYYWVSQLGMLPGTFVYVLAGNELATLTSTGNILSPGLMAALTLLGLMPLLMKSLVSLLQRRLALRRLHAPYQKPGRFDYNLLVIGAGAGGLVSSYIAAAVKARVALIERHKMGGDCLNTGCVPSKALIRSARFAAEQRKAGALGFSPSQSRADFAAVMARIAEVIEQVEPHDSVERYQRLGVECIQGQARLVSPWELEVNGRRLSSRHIVLATGARPRVPDLPGLGEVPYLTSDNLWQLREPPRHLLVLGGGPIGCELAQSLALLGIPVTLVELADQLLPREEPEVAALLQAQMEADGVRVLTGWQAERVELDKNDEIALQLRQSTPQGDELMLIEGDRLLLALGRVANVTGFGLEELGVTLNPGGTVRVDAFLATNYPSILAVGDLAGPYQFTHFAAHQAWYAAVNALFSPFKRFRADYRVIPTATYTSPEIARVGLNRKEAQAQGIPFETTRFALAELDRAIADGEREGFVEVLTVPGKDRILGATIVGAQAGERLAEFALAMRHGLGLRKILATVHAYPTLMEGNKQVAGLWLQAWQQAHQPAWLPTLLARYHGWRRGA; encoded by the coding sequence ATGACCAGATCCCGCCTGCTGCTCCTGCTGAGCATGGGGTGCCTCATCGGCGCCTTCTTCGCCCTCGATCTCGGCCGCTACCTGAGCCTCGCCGAGCTGCAGGCTCGTCAGGCGCAGCTCTCCGGTTGGGTACAGGCACACTTCGGCCAGGCCAGCCTGCTGTTCATGCTCATCTACGTGCTCACCACCGCGCTCTCCCTGCCCGGCGCCAGCCTGCTGACCCTGGTGGGCAGCGCCCTGTTCGGCGTCGCATGGGGGCTGCTGCTGGTGTCGTTTGCCAGCACCCTGGGCGCCACCCTGGCCTTTCTCAGCGCCCGCTTCCTGCTGCGCGACTGGGTCAGGGCGCGCTTCGGCGACAAGCTGGCCCAGCTCGAGCAGGGAATGGCGAAGGATGGCGCCTTCTACCTGCTGAGCCTGCGCCTCATCCCCCTCTTCCCCTTCTTTCTGATCAACCTGCTGATGGGGCTCACCCCCATCAGAGTCAGTACCTACTACTGGGTGAGCCAGCTCGGCATGCTGCCCGGCACCTTCGTCTATGTGCTGGCGGGCAACGAGCTGGCCACCCTCACCAGCACGGGCAACATCCTCTCCCCCGGCCTGATGGCGGCGCTGACCCTGCTCGGGCTGATGCCTTTATTGATGAAGAGCCTGGTGAGCCTGCTGCAACGCAGGCTCGCCCTGCGCCGGCTGCACGCCCCCTATCAGAAACCCGGGCGCTTCGACTACAACCTGCTGGTAATAGGGGCCGGCGCCGGTGGCCTGGTCAGCAGCTACATCGCCGCCGCGGTCAAGGCCAGGGTGGCCCTCATCGAGCGCCACAAGATGGGGGGGGATTGCCTCAACACCGGCTGCGTCCCCTCCAAGGCGCTGATCAGAAGCGCTCGCTTCGCCGCCGAGCAACGCAAGGCCGGCGCCCTGGGCTTCAGCCCCAGCCAATCCCGGGCCGACTTTGCCGCCGTGATGGCGCGCATTGCCGAGGTGATCGAGCAGGTCGAGCCCCACGACTCCGTCGAGCGCTACCAGCGGCTCGGGGTGGAGTGCATCCAGGGGCAGGCCCGCCTCGTCTCCCCCTGGGAACTGGAGGTGAACGGCCGACGCCTCAGCAGCCGTCACATCGTCCTCGCCACCGGCGCCAGGCCGAGGGTGCCCGACCTGCCGGGCCTCGGCGAGGTGCCCTACCTCACCTCGGACAACCTCTGGCAGTTGCGCGAGCCACCGCGCCACCTGCTGGTGCTCGGCGGCGGCCCCATCGGCTGCGAGCTGGCCCAGAGCCTGGCCCTGCTCGGCATCCCGGTGACCCTGGTGGAGCTCGCCGACCAGCTGTTGCCAAGGGAAGAGCCCGAGGTCGCCGCGCTGCTGCAGGCGCAGATGGAGGCGGACGGCGTCAGGGTGCTGACCGGCTGGCAGGCCGAGCGAGTCGAGCTCGACAAAAACGACGAGATCGCCCTGCAACTGCGCCAAAGCACCCCGCAGGGCGACGAGCTCATGCTCATCGAGGGAGACCGGCTGCTGCTGGCGCTGGGCCGGGTCGCCAATGTGACCGGCTTCGGGCTGGAGGAGCTGGGGGTCACCCTCAATCCCGGGGGCACGGTGCGGGTGGATGCTTTCCTCGCCACCAACTACCCCAGCATACTGGCGGTGGGAGACCTGGCCGGTCCCTACCAGTTCACCCACTTCGCCGCCCATCAGGCCTGGTATGCGGCGGTCAATGCCCTGTTCAGTCCCTTCAAGCGCTTTCGGGCCGACTACCGGGTGATCCCGACCGCCACCTACACCAGCCCGGAAATCGCCAGGGTGGGGCTCAACCGCAAGGAGGCGCAGGCGCAGGGCATTCCCTTCGAGACGACCCGCTTCGCGCTGGCCGAGCTGGATCGGGCCATCGCCGACGGCGAGCGGGAGGGGTTCGTCGAGGTGCTGACGGTGCCGGGCAAGGACAGGATCCTGGGGGCCACCATAGTGGGCGCCCAGGCCGGCGAGCGGCTCGCCGAATTCGCACTCGCCATGCGCCACGGGCTGGGGCTTCGCAAGATCCTCGCCACGGTGCACGCCTATCCCACCCTGATGGAGGGCAACAAGCAGGTGGCGGGGCTCTGGTTACAGGCCTGGCAGCAGGCCCACCAGCCAGCCTGGCTGCCCACCCTGCTGGCCCGTTATCACGGTTGGCGCCGCGGCGCCTGA
- a CDS encoding carboxymuconolactone decarboxylase family protein, which produces MRVEVKPDREYAWFIRPFFWLQQRNYGQVLIPGKCWGRSPRLFAAVATLYGVINRKRSPIDPVLRSLVTVRVSQLNWCRFCVDINAMTLIKRAGSSAKVEALAQWRDSPQFDERERAVLDYTEAMTGLEGVSDEQAARLKPWFDDDALVELTGLIAFQNMSAKFNAALDIAPQGFCQLSVQPERPPLPGNKKPDQTPR; this is translated from the coding sequence ATGCGTGTCGAGGTCAAGCCCGATCGGGAATATGCCTGGTTTATCCGCCCCTTCTTCTGGCTGCAGCAACGCAACTACGGCCAGGTGCTGATCCCCGGCAAGTGCTGGGGCCGCTCGCCACGCCTGTTTGCCGCTGTGGCCACCCTGTACGGGGTGATCAACCGCAAGCGATCCCCCATAGATCCCGTGCTGCGCTCCCTGGTGACGGTGCGGGTCTCCCAGCTCAACTGGTGCCGGTTCTGCGTCGACATCAACGCCATGACGCTGATCAAGCGGGCGGGCTCCAGCGCCAAGGTGGAGGCCCTGGCCCAGTGGCGGGACAGCCCCCAGTTCGATGAGCGGGAACGCGCCGTGCTCGACTACACAGAGGCGATGACCGGGCTGGAGGGGGTGAGCGACGAGCAGGCGGCTCGCCTCAAACCCTGGTTCGACGACGATGCCCTGGTGGAGCTGACCGGCCTCATCGCCTTCCAGAACATGTCCGCCAAGTTCAACGCCGCCCTCGACATCGCCCCCCAGGGTTTCTGCCAGCTGTCGGTGCAACCCGAGCGGCCCCCTCTACCCGGCAATAAAAAGCCGGACCAGACACCCCGATGA
- a CDS encoding DUF1499 domain-containing protein, translated as MPSYLWWPLLAWLLPLGGAIGSRVHLWPWWVGFSLCLASALISLGLLLHLLWRRYGVPRRADNQWSQLWGHLWGVVPLLLPLLFVVQALRAPLTNDVSTDPYHPPRLQWAERLRTAQDLPINAAPLQAFAGNPGPLYTRATPIEVVTEASELMSELGWQVEPSPDGLDAVVTSGWFGFQDDVALRVFQGPKETRVDMRSASRQGRSDLGANRARIQDFLTRLNERLGQAYKPNLKQ; from the coding sequence ATGCCCAGTTATTTATGGTGGCCCCTGCTGGCCTGGTTGCTGCCCCTCGGCGGCGCCATCGGCAGCCGCGTTCACCTCTGGCCCTGGTGGGTCGGCTTCAGCCTCTGCCTCGCCAGCGCCCTGATAAGCCTCGGACTCTTGCTGCACCTGCTCTGGCGCCGATACGGGGTACCACGCCGGGCGGACAACCAGTGGAGCCAGCTGTGGGGCCATCTGTGGGGTGTAGTCCCGCTGCTGCTGCCCCTGCTGTTTGTGGTGCAGGCGCTACGCGCCCCGCTCACCAACGACGTCAGCACGGATCCCTACCACCCGCCCCGCCTCCAGTGGGCCGAGCGGCTGAGAACGGCGCAGGATCTCCCCATCAATGCCGCCCCCCTGCAAGCATTTGCCGGCAACCCCGGTCCTCTCTATACCAGAGCCACCCCCATCGAGGTTGTCACCGAGGCGAGCGAGCTGATGAGCGAGCTGGGCTGGCAGGTAGAGCCCAGCCCGGACGGCCTCGATGCCGTGGTGACCTCGGGCTGGTTCGGCTTCCAGGACGATGTGGCGCTGCGGGTCTTCCAGGGTCCGAAAGAAACCCGGGTCGACATGCGCTCCGCCTCCCGCCAGGGGCGCAGCGATCTGGGCGCCAACCGGGCGCGGATCCAGGACTTTTTGACCCGCCTCAACGAGCGGCTCGGTCAGGCCTACAAACCCAATTTGAAGCAATAA
- a CDS encoding peptidylprolyl isomerase: protein MKKACAQHILVKTEKQCLEIKEKLAKGADFGQMAKRFSTCASAKRSGDLGEFSKGDMVKAFDDAVFKGELLTVLGPVRTKFGFHLIKVLYRN, encoded by the coding sequence ATGAAGAAAGCCTGTGCCCAGCACATCCTGGTCAAAACCGAGAAGCAATGTCTTGAGATCAAGGAAAAGCTCGCCAAGGGCGCCGATTTTGGCCAGATGGCGAAGCGTTTCTCCACCTGCGCCTCCGCCAAGCGCAGCGGCGATCTGGGGGAGTTCTCGAAGGGGGACATGGTCAAGGCGTTCGACGATGCCGTGTTCAAGGGGGAGCTGCTGACCGTGCTGGGCCCGGTGCGCACCAAGTTCGGCTTCCACCTCATCAAGGTGCTGTACCGCAACTGA
- the tamA gene encoding autotransporter assembly complex protein TamA has translation MTGCYPLLPAGITSPGRSIRRGLGALGLALCLLLLVTPAMAAKLTYQIKGVKGEQKDNVEAYLNALPVYQERQYRPARAKITESVQQALQVYGYYQPKITLKREKKSPAKVLVEIDRGKPVLISRLDILLEGDASSDEIYSELLDKLPLKEGEPLNHGKYESIKADLGSLGLARGYFDAKISQSQVKVFPDQGTAEIFILFRSGPRYHFGEIRYDATPEALRLIRPLINVKSGDPYLAIRLAEMSQDVSSTKLFKQVDIKPLIGQAEGNMVPLQVTLTNRVDHEIEAGVGYATDVGPRMSATWEKPWVNRYGHSLSSTAKISAPEAELSFDYQIPVGNPLRDYYSLQAGYQYTDNNDTRSDLATFGVHRWKRRPDSWDRDVFIRLENERYVQGNDEGNSLLLIPGVSWSRLRVRGGLVPEWGDRQQLTTEFSSPYWGSDISFMRVWGRSKWLRTLGDDHRFLMRVEQGAIIGDDFALVPPSLRFFTGGDQTVRGYGYETISPKDEDGKLTGGRYTSVGSLEYNYRFSEKWLGALFVDGGTATIDYSEAWKIGTGVGVRWVTPIGQVRLDLAVGISEEDKPLRLHFALGPEL, from the coding sequence TTGACAGGATGCTATCCTCTCCTGCCTGCAGGGATCACATCGCCTGGACGAAGCATTCGTCGCGGGCTTGGCGCACTGGGGCTCGCCCTCTGCCTGTTGCTGCTGGTGACGCCGGCCATGGCGGCCAAGCTGACCTATCAGATCAAGGGGGTCAAGGGCGAACAGAAGGATAACGTCGAGGCCTATCTCAATGCCCTGCCCGTCTACCAGGAGCGCCAGTATCGCCCCGCCCGCGCCAAGATCACCGAGAGCGTGCAGCAAGCGCTGCAGGTGTATGGCTACTACCAGCCCAAGATCACCCTCAAGCGCGAGAAGAAGTCCCCCGCCAAGGTGCTGGTCGAGATCGACAGGGGCAAGCCGGTGCTCATCTCGCGCCTCGACATACTGCTGGAAGGGGATGCGAGCAGCGACGAGATCTACAGCGAGCTGCTGGACAAGCTGCCCCTCAAGGAGGGCGAGCCCCTCAACCACGGCAAGTACGAGTCCATCAAGGCGGATCTCGGCAGCCTGGGGCTGGCGCGCGGCTACTTCGACGCCAAGATCAGCCAGAGCCAGGTCAAGGTGTTCCCGGATCAGGGCACGGCCGAGATCTTCATCCTGTTCCGCTCCGGCCCCCGCTATCACTTCGGCGAGATCCGCTACGATGCCACCCCGGAGGCGCTGCGCCTCATCCGGCCGCTGATCAACGTCAAGAGCGGCGATCCCTATCTGGCGATCCGGCTGGCCGAGATGTCGCAGGATGTCTCCTCCACCAAGCTGTTCAAACAGGTGGATATCAAGCCGCTGATCGGTCAGGCCGAGGGCAACATGGTGCCGCTGCAGGTGACGCTCACCAACAGGGTCGATCACGAGATCGAGGCCGGTGTCGGCTATGCCACCGACGTGGGGCCTAGGATGAGTGCCACTTGGGAGAAGCCCTGGGTCAACCGCTACGGCCACAGCCTGTCCAGCACCGCCAAGATCTCGGCCCCTGAGGCCGAACTCAGCTTCGATTACCAGATCCCGGTCGGCAACCCGCTGCGGGACTACTACTCGCTGCAAGCGGGTTACCAATACACGGACAACAACGACACCCGCTCCGATCTGGCCACCTTCGGCGTGCACCGCTGGAAGCGGCGGCCGGATAGCTGGGACAGGGACGTCTTCATCCGGCTGGAGAACGAACGCTATGTGCAGGGTAACGACGAAGGGAACAGCCTGCTGCTGATCCCGGGTGTCTCCTGGTCGCGGCTGCGGGTACGCGGCGGCCTGGTGCCGGAGTGGGGCGATCGCCAGCAGCTGACCACTGAGTTCTCCAGCCCTTACTGGGGCTCCGACATCAGCTTCATGCGGGTGTGGGGACGCAGCAAGTGGCTGCGGACCCTGGGGGATGATCACCGTTTCCTGATGCGGGTCGAACAGGGGGCCATCATAGGGGACGACTTCGCCCTGGTGCCCCCCTCCCTGCGCTTCTTCACCGGTGGCGATCAGACCGTGCGTGGCTACGGCTATGAGACCATCTCCCCCAAGGATGAGGATGGCAAGCTCACCGGCGGGCGCTATACCAGCGTGGGCAGCCTGGAGTACAACTATCGCTTCAGCGAGAAGTGGCTCGGCGCCCTGTTCGTGGATGGCGGTACCGCCACCATCGACTACAGCGAGGCCTGGAAGATAGGCACCGGGGTCGGGGTGCGCTGGGTCACGCCCATCGGTCAGGTCCGGCTGGATCTGGCGGTGGGCATCTCCGAGGAAGACAAGCCGCTGCGGCTGCATTTCGCGCTGGGGCCTGAATTATGA